AAAATGCCCCATGCCCATCGCACGCCAGCGGCCACACTCCATGTGCATTCATGTCATTTTGGAAGATCCCGGCAGTCAACTTGTCGACAGTAGGTCAACTGAACAGTTGGAACAGGCTGGCCTTCAAAGTTGCTACTAAatgtttttctttcaaaaataaaattaccacACTATTTTGTAAATAATGcaccaaataattttttaaaaactacaacaaacttTTTACTGTACagtgaaaattgaaaaatcgcTAAATTCCGAGTAGTATGGAGAGAGCATCTGGACACCAACTGTTTGATGACTCAGCATCTAACACGTGACACGTCGTCCAGCGGATAAGCCTTCGGTCCTTCTCCCATCCGCACCTCCTCTATAAATACCCACGCGATTCCATTCCCAAATCCACTTCTTTTCTTTTCGTCCACACTGCAGAGTGCACAACCTCATAACAGACTCCAGATCCAAAGCAGCCTCAGTCAAACATTCAAGTCATGATCTCTGCGTCCACCCTTTTCTCTCACTTCATTGGCTCGCGAGTCGCGCTCAGCCCAGCTCCGCTGCCGGTGGCTTCCTACGCATCCCGCCCCAGCCGCGTCTCCGCCGCCTGCACCCCCGTCGAGCGCCCGACCGCCGTGAGGCCGCGCATCGCCTCCTCGCACTTGTCGCTCTACGAAGTGCTCGGGGTCCAACCAGGCGCCACGGGCCAGGAGATCAAGGCGGCGTACAGAAGATTGGCCAGGGCCGTACATCCCGATGTCGCATCCGAGAGCCGGAAAGACGCCTCCGCTGACGACTTCATCAGGATCCACGCAGCGTATTCTACCCTGTCTGATCCAGAGAAGCGCGCCGACTACGATCGGAGACTCCAGTGGCAGCGGCGGCCGGTGAGCTATTCGCCGTTTGTGATGTCGGCGATGACCTGTTCACCGGAATCGATATTTTCCGGCCGCACGCGCCGCACGTGGGAGACCGATCAGTGCTGGTAGAAAGGGATTCTCGATATAGGGTAGCATTTATAGTACCGTGAAACGACGGAGCCGTCAGATTGGCTTGCGAGTTGCGATTAACACAAAATGAGTGTATAAAATAATATAGGTTCGAATTAGAACATTTGTACAGTAAAGTCACAGACTGTTTTTGAAGTCTGGACCCTGAAATTTGAATGTTGAACCGTATTTCTGTTTATTTGAACTAGctgttttttctttattttattccAAATGCGACGGGGATTTATCATCagaatttctttatatttttttaattggttttttattattttattcacaATCTATTTCAGAAATCAAAGAGAATgctaaaatttttaaagaaaatattataaaatttttttttcagaaaaacatggtgatttaattaattgattccaTCGTGGCTAATACCTGCCTTAACATAGGAATATAAAAGTAGTTTTTTTacgaaaatatttaaaaaaaataaaaaataaaaaaatacaaatatggaGGAAATtaggattaaaaaaaataataaagaaggtTTTGTCAAGCCTACGTGGAGGGGACGGCTGATTGACGTGTTGCTAAGTAGCGCATGAAGTCCAAGAAACTGACACAgttgaaaaatgagaaaaaaaaaaagtgttaggcacaaatcgacttttcaaaagttaGTTTGCATATGCATGTAAAAtgcagataaaaaaaaaaaatgtagataaTTTCTGAAATTCGATTTGATGCTAAAATTTGCATGCATATACCTAACGCTAGACAATTCTTTCAGAATGAACAAATGTAGATAGCTACCTCAAAGCGAGCCAATTCTTACTTGTGGACCAACCACTTTAACAATATGAAACCATCATTAATGAATGGGTAGGAGTAATATTGCACaattaaaataagaaatgaaaaaataagaattaacaccaagatttacgtgaaAAATTTCAAACAAATTGAAGGAAAAAACACAGGTAATGttagaaggaatccactatgaaaaagGAATGATACAATTTCTCTCTAATTACAAGAAAAGAACAAATGATACATCTTTCTTAAATTAGGAGTATACAAATCTCTTTAATTATAATAGAAGAAACTAGAAAAatggagatgcttgggatgatCTTTTTTGAACTGTAAACATGCCCTTTTATAGGCATTCGAGCAGATTGTGGATCTGTGTTGGTTGACATGTGAGACGGCTGAGCTTCACATGGATGGTATGAAGCGGCTGCAAGTTTCACATGGATGGTATGGAGCGACTGTAAACATGTAGGAAATGAGATGGGCTGCTCACATGGACatgtgtcacggtccgcctttttcacaccgttgtgaagggccgtgcggcgctagctaaagcactcttgcttaactagccagccttttgtttaccaacattcatccacgaagcactttcattaacattcaatcagatagcagcggaaataataatcaattcatgaaagccgtggcaaccaagcagtaaatattgaagcaaacgtaattcattaacaaatcctccgttgacatgttgtacttagcgagggaggcaagtaggctaagcacgttgacaattgctagtgagttttacaatgactgatgaacactcaccctcccctaaagagctttctaggccattctcactctagcactaggaaacatcaaagtgaccgaggagtcatactgccttatttggcttacaataaaataaatactagaaaataaccctacactagtatttacatgatagaaactcatcccaaacacacgagataagcggtcataggcaagcataatgccctgaacaagcttagcccgtgacattctcccacacttatgcggtcgacgtcctcgtagacttttggcgataggtacacttcaactttgtccacgaatggcttcaaatcttccgcagaaatccagttgatttctttatcatcaaggcacttccacttcactaggaacttctgccgcttcttccttgaggataggaACTTTTTgtttgcaaggatctcttcaacatcatgtctgtcaggttgcactgtcttcaactctacgctgtttgactgacttctgctcaggtcgttggtgttggcgttgaatggcttgaggcaattgacatgaaattgcggttttctctcctgatctgcccacttcttcatctgcttagaagctttctccagataggcttgggcaaactctgcattctttctcccttcgctggtgaagatgtacgccctgggactctttcgccTGTATgactcgcccactgtgtgaggtaacagcgacagctggcctgtaacaagctcaaaagggctcttgttggttgttgagcacctttgggcattgccacagaacggagccacatcaagtagttgcacgccactcttctggttgtcattgacacaatggcgcaagtactcatctagtagctctctgaatctcttcatctgttcgtctgtctgtcgatgataactcgaagagatgtcaaggtgtgacctgaatatcctgaaaaactctgttaagaagttgtcagtgaacattaaatcttggtcacaaataataacttggggaacaccccaatatctcacaaaagtcacaaggaacaattgtgtcgtcccctctgccgaacagtactttggtgcggccatgaaagtaccatacttctttcgctcccccttgtcttgttggcaagtgagacaagttttggtataatcaaccacatcatcccgcgtgtgcggccaataatacctccccaatAGTCCTGTCATtagagtcattctccgcgaataccccttaacgaacttcctgtagaaactagtaaggccaagaaaggaacgcaactccttcactgtcgtggggatcttccgttcttgaatcatccttaccttctccatacccctccggatacgaccttgttcaacgacttgaccaaggaatttgttgctccaccgagcgaaagagaaattctccttcttcacattcaggctgtttcccttcagcctgtcgaacaccttccgtagatactcttcatgtttcctctgaaacgacaccgatgctcccaacggtgttatggaagggcgaacacatcccacttccacttcatcaagttgtttccccaactctactatctctctaggcgcaatccaacatggccttttagcaggtggtctcactcctgataacaactcgatctcttgctccacagtccgtcgtgaaggcaaattttgaggcagcttatccggcaacacctccttatcctcatccaacaccgcttggatggtcgtaggctccagctcttg
The sequence above is a segment of the Malania oleifera isolate guangnan ecotype guangnan chromosome 8, ASM2987363v1, whole genome shotgun sequence genome. Coding sequences within it:
- the LOC131161438 gene encoding chaperone protein dnaJ 11, chloroplastic-like — translated: MISASTLFSHFIGSRVALSPAPLPVASYASRPSRVSAACTPVERPTAVRPRIASSHLSLYEVLGVQPGATGQEIKAAYRRLARAVHPDVASESRKDASADDFIRIHAAYSTLSDPEKRADYDRRLQWQRRPVSYSPFVMSAMTCSPESIFSGRTRRTWETDQCW